CCCCAGCGGTCACAGTGGTCTACCTTGAACGAGTCGTAGAAATTCTCTGCCCCTTCCAGAAGGAACGTGCTGGAGCCGAGGGCGCGCAGGAGAAAGACATCATAAAAAAAGGCCGCATGCCCAAGCTCCCAAAGGAACGGATTGACGATCTCCGTTTGGGGAACAACCAGTTGCGTATCCGCCAGATCGTGTACAAGTGCGATGGTCCGCTCGTGGGCATCAGTGACCATACGCGCAAGCTCAGCAGCAGCAACGATCGTCGGCATCCGGTCCTCCTCAGTTTTCAGCAAAGGCGCGGTACCCCCCGCGCGCGGAAGGCTACGCTTGCCGCGAATTATAAGCCTACCTTCAAGAGGGGGCAAGTGTTCGTTGAACGGTATAAGAGTCCGAAAGGTTTGGATGCAGGCGACAGGTAGTGTATCCTTTCGGTAAGCGCCGTTACATAACGAACGCCTGGCACGTGAGGAAGGCCGACACCATGACCGCACACGACCTGGAACAGTTCATTCGCGATCTTCCGAAGGCAGAGTTGCATGTGCACATTGAGGGCACGCTGGAGCCTGAACTGCTGTGCGAGATGGCCAGGCGTAATCGGATCGCCCTTCGATTCCGGACGGTAGAAGAGCTGCGCGAGGCCTATAACTTCCACAACCTCCAGTCGTTCCTGGACATCTATTACGAAGGAACCCGCTCACTTCTTTCCGAGCAGGATTTCTTTGATTTGACGTGGGCCTATCTTGAACGCGCCGTGCAACAGAATGTTCGACACGCGGAAATCTTCTTTGATCCCCAGGCCCACACTGATCGGGGCGTGCCATTTGAAACGGTTATCAGGGGCATCCATCGCGCCCTCGAAGAGGCTGTTCCGAGATTCGGAATCTCATCAAAGCTGATTATGTGCTTCCTCCGCCACCTGAGCGCGAAAGCGGCTATGCAGACACTCGAGGTGTCTCTCTCTTTCAAGGACTGGATTGTGGCTGTCGGATTAGACTCGTCAGAACAGAACTATCCTCCCAACAAGTTCGTCGAGGTGTTTGCGCGGGCCAGGGTGGAAGGGTATCTCACCGTGGCCCATGCAGGGGAAGAGGGTCCTCCGGACTATATCCGGCAGGCGCTCGATCTGCTCAACGTGTCGCGGATAGACCATGGCGTCCGGTGCCTTGAAGATCCGGTACTTGTCCAGCGACTGGCCAGGGAAAGGATTCCTCTCACCGTATGTCCCATCTCGAATGTGAAGCTCTGTGTCTTTAAGTCGTTGGAAGACCATAATCTCAAAAAGCTGCTTGATCTGGGGCTGTGCGTCACCGTTAATTCCGACGATCCCGCCTACTTCGGCGGCTATATCACCGAGAATCTTCTGG
This genomic stretch from Candidatus Methylomirabilota bacterium harbors:
- a CDS encoding adenosine deaminase — its product is MTAHDLEQFIRDLPKAELHVHIEGTLEPELLCEMARRNRIALRFRTVEELREAYNFHNLQSFLDIYYEGTRSLLSEQDFFDLTWAYLERAVQQNVRHAEIFFDPQAHTDRGVPFETVIRGIHRALEEAVPRFGISSKLIMCFLRHLSAKAAMQTLEVSLSFKDWIVAVGLDSSEQNYPPNKFVEVFARARVEGYLTVAHAGEEGPPDYIRQALDLLNVSRIDHGVRCLEDPVLVQRLARERIPLTVCPISNVKLCVFKSLEDHNLKKLLDLGLCVTVNSDDPAYFGGYITENLLASQRALGLSQRDIYTLARNAFEASFLSANEKRSLIDELDRCMQAHSG
- a CDS encoding DinB family protein, which encodes MPTIVAAAELARMVTDAHERTIALVHDLADTQLVVPQTEIVNPFLWELGHAAFFYDVFLLRALGSSTFLLEGAENFYDSFKVDHCDRWG